A window of Kyrpidia spormannii genomic DNA:
CGGAGTTATCGACCGGGACGAAAGCCCTCTGGCGGCGGTCCATCCGTCGGCCTCGGGCATGGCGGACCAAGAGGACCCCGATGCCATCGGGACCAACTGGTTGGTCACCGCCGTCGTTCCCGACAATGAAACCGAAGGGGTGCTCAACCTACTGCGAAGTTTCGGGGCAAAAGTTTGATCAACCCAGCACCTCCTAGAAAAAAGGCCACCCTCCAGGACGGAGAGGTGGCTTTTCAATCGATTCAACCAATGGTGGCTCGGGACGGAATCGAACCGCCGACACGAGGATTTTCAGTCCTCTGCTCTACCGACTGAGCTACCGAGCCACAAAGGTCGACCCCGCGTCGACCCGGCGTTGGCGGAGCTGACGGGATTCGAACCCGCGATCTCCTGCGTGACAGGCAGGCGTGATGGGCCTCTACACTACAGCTCCAAGACATAAAAATGGTGGGCGGTACTGGGATCGAACCAGTGACCCCTCGCGTGTGAAGCGAGTGCTCTCCCGCTGAGCTAACCGCCCATCCCGATCTCCTGTTATCGCCGCACCATTGGTGGCGACGGTGCCGGTTCGGCACAGTCCGGTGTTGGTGAGCCATGCAGGACTCGAACCTGCGACACCCTGATTAAAAGTCAGGTGCTCTACCATCTGAGCTAATGGCTCTCATGCCCCGCAACCACCCAGCAGAGTGGCGGACGTCGACGACGGTTTATACTATACCACGCCCCCGGCTCAGATGCAAGACCCCAAGAGGATTTTTTGACTCCCTCGGGGTCTCCCATACCGACCGAAAAGGCTAGCGTCTGGACACAAAAATGTCCCCCAGGGCGATGGTCTGTTCACGGTTTGGCCCGGTAGAAATCAGCGAGAGCGGGGTGTCCACCAGTTCTGAAATCCGCTCTACATACCCTTTGGCAGCCTCGGGAAGCTCGTCGTAATTCCGGACGCCGTCGAGGTTTTCCCGCCATCCCGGTAACGTCTCGTAGATGGGTTCACATTCCGAAAGAACCCGCAGGCTGGCGGGGAATTCGTCGAGGACTTGTCCCCGGTATCGGTAGCCGGTGCAGATCTTCAACTCGTCGAGACCGGACAGAATGTCCAGGCGCGTCACCGCCAATCCGTCCAGCCCACTCACCCGGTGAGCGTGGCGAACCACCACCGCATCCAGCCAGCCGATGCGGCGGGGCCTACCCGTGGTCGTCCCGTATTCCCCCGCCCTGTCCCGAATTTCGCGGCCCACATCATCAAGCATTTCCGTGGGAAACGGGCCGTCGCCAACCCGGGTACTGTAGGCCTTTACCACGCCAATTGCCCGGTCAATCTTGGTCGGGCCCACCCCGGCTCCGATACACACACCGCCAGACACAGGATTGGAAGCGGTCACGTACGGGTACGTGCCGTGGTCAATGTCGAGCATACTGGCTTGGGCCCCTTCGAAGAGGATATCTCGGCCTTCGTCAATAGCGCGGTTAAGGACCACCGATGTATCCGCAATATAGGGCCGCAGCACCTCGGCATATGCCGCATACTCTTCGAGAATCTCCTTCAGGTCAAACCCTTCCACCTCATAGACTTTTTCGAAAAGGCGATTCTTTTGCGCCAAATTGTCGGCCAGTTTCTCCGCGAACACCTCGGGTTCGAGCAGGTCGCACATTCGAATTCCCACCCGGGCCGCCTTATCCATATAACAAGGACCGATTCCTTTGCGGGTCGTTCCGATCTTTCCGTTTCCCCGGCGTTGTTCCTCCAACTCGTCCAGTCGCCGGTGATAAGGAAGCACGACGTGAGCCCGATCACTGATTCGGAGGTTGCTCACCGACATGCCCCGTTGCTCAAGGTATCGAATCTCTTCCACCAGCGCGGCGGGGTCCACCACCATTCCATTCCCGATGACGCACAGTTTATCCGGATATAAAATTCCCGATGGAATCAAATGCAATCTGTACTCCTGACCATCTAGATAAATCGTGTGCCCAGCATTATTGCCGCCTTGATACCGGGCGACCACTTCAGCGCGTTGGGCAAGGTAATCGGTGATCTTCCCTTTACCTTCGTCGCCCCACTGGGTACCGACCACAACGACGGTTGCCACCCGCAGACACCTCCGTCTCTTAACCTGCCCCGTTGCGGGTTGCGCAACTCAGAGCGGTCACCGCCCCCAGTCTATCAGCCCCCGGCGTGCGTGTCAACGGAAGACCGAACGTTTCCCCATCATGCGCCGTCAATCGTTCGGGTTAAAGGGAGGCACGCCCAAGGCGACGAATGTAATAGAAGGGTAAATTACAGCTATGCGCCCATCTGCGGCCGCAGAGGGGGGAGCATTGTGGTTTCGGAAAAGTCGGAGCCATTGTTTGCGCTGGACATTGGGACGAGAACTGTCGTCGGGCTCACCGCCATTCCCGGAACAAAGGGATTAACGATCAAGGCGGTCGAAATTCTTGAGCATCAAACTCGTTCTATGTTGGACGGACAAATTCACGATATACCCCGGGTAGCCGAGCTGATCCGGCGTCTCAAGGCGCGGTTGGAGAAAAAGGTCGGTCCCCTTCGGGACGTGGCGGTGGCCGCCGCCGGTCGAGCGCTGAAAACCTGCCGGGGAAAGGCTGTTCGCGCTGTGAACGGTTCCCGGTTAGAGGCGGACGCGGTTCGCGGATTAGAATTAGAAGCGTTGGAGCAGGCTCGCCGAGAATTGGCGGGGGACGAAGAGTCTGCCGGCCGTTATCATTGTGTAGGTTATTCCGTCGTCGAATACAAACTCGATGGGACGACGATCGGCAATCTCCTCGGGCAGAGAGGACAGGAGGCCAGCACCGAAGTCATCGGTACCTTTTTGCCAAAGGTGGTGGTCGAATCGTTGGCTGCGGCCTTGGAAGCCGCAGATCTGCAGATGCGCGCCCTGACCTTGGAGCCTATCGCCGCGATCCACGCCCTCATCCCGGCCTCCATGCGAAAGCTGAACTTGGCTCTGGTGGACGTGGGAGCCGGAACCTCCGACATCGCCTTGACTGCAGAGGGTACGGTCGTCGCCTACGGAATGGTTCCCAGTGCAGGGGACGAAATTACTGAGGCTCTGGCGGAAACCTGGCTGCTGGACTTTGATACGGCAGAGACAGCAAAGCGGAACTGGCGAGATGCGGAGATCCGCTTTACCGACGTCCTGGGTCATAGCCGAAAAGTGCCGGGCCCGGAATTCGTTCAGTCTATGGCCCCCGCCGTGGACGGACTTTCAGAACTTATTGCCCGGGAAATTCTCAGCCTGAACGGCCGGCCCCCCGCAGCAGTGCTCTTGATCGGAGGAGGCAGCCTGACACCGGGGCTGCCGGAGAGTCTGGCCCGGAAGTTGGGCCTTCCCCAGGACCGCGTCGCTGTCCGGTCCGTGGATCATGTGGCAGGATTCGCCAGGATCCCGCCGAGACTCAAGGGGCCGGACGGTGTAACGCCCCTGGGAATCGCCCTGGCTGCCCTGGAACACCCGGTTCAGACCGCCACAGTTCGGGTCGGCAGTACGGAGGTACACCTGTTCGACTTTCGAGATCTCACGGTCGGGGATGCGTTGATTCAAGCGGGTATTCACATCCGTTCTCTATTCGGTCGCCCTGGCGCCGCGTTGACGGTGACCATCGGAGGAGAGAGGCGCGTTGTTCCTGGCTCACCGGGGTCGGGGCCGGAGATCCGGTTGAATGGTTCACCTGCCACGCTGGACTCGCCGGTCACAAGCGGGGATCATATCGAGGTACGACCCGGACAAAACGGGAAAGACGCTCGGTGCCGAATCGAAGATTTGATCCCGCCCCTACAAAGTTTGTCGGTGTACGTGAATGGTGTATCCCAGCCCGTGCCGCCGCGCGTGTTCATGAACGGACACCGGGTCAAACCGGACACCCAAGTGGTAGATCGGGCAATGATCGAGGCGTACATCCCCGAGCAGTTGCGGGATGTGCTTGAAGATGTCGGGAGACCCGAAGCGTTCTCCCAGCGAGAAATTCATTTTACATGGAATGGCAGGTCCGTTCAGTACGTTCATCCCAACTGGATCGTGACATTGAACGGGGTGGCGGCCGAACCGGGAACTGTCGTGGCCGCGGGGGATCGGATCGAGATTGTGGAAGCCCCGCCTCCGGTATTGGCGGATTGGCTCGTCACGAACCCGGAACGCAGTCCCGGGCGGCCGGCCCTCACGGTCACCGTCAACGGCCAGTTGGTACGATTGGACGGGGAAGATTATAGGGCGTTCCGGTGCAACGGGCGCCCGGCTGATCCCGGGACGCCGCTTCAAGACGGCGACGACTGGGTGGAGGTCTGGGACGAACAAGTTGGCGAATGGATCATCAGCGACCTGTTTCGAGTGATCGATCCCGAGGGGTTGCGACCTGCCGATGCCCGGTCGTTTCACGTGGAGGTCAATGGTGCCGAAGCGACATTCACCACGCCCCTTCACACCGGGGACAACGTGCGGCTCTACTGGAGATAGGCGTTTCCCCTCGCCGGGGTCCCCCGGTCAAGGGGTCCCCTCTCCCGCGGACACCCGTTCGAGGTTGACAAATTTATTGAAGTTCTTGAGGAATACCATCTCGACTTTACCTGTCGGCCCGTTTCGCTGTTTGGCAATGATGACTTCAATCACATTTTTGCGATCCGTATCTGGATCGTAGTAATCCTCGCGATAGAGAAACGCCACGAGGTCCGCATCCTGCTCGATCGATCCCGATTCGCGAATGTCAGACAAAAGAGGGCGTTTGTCTTGGCGCTGTTCTACAGACCTGGATAACTGGGAAAGGGCGATCACCGGTACCTCCAGTTCCCTCGCCAATGCTTTTAAACCCCGGGATATCTCGGAAATCTCCTGTTGACGATTGTCCGCCCGCCCCCTTCCTTGCATCAACTGCAGGTAGTCCACTACGATTAACCCCAATCCCCGTTCCGCCTTGAGCCGTCGACATTTTGACCGCATCTCCGCAATGGTGATTCCCGGGGTGTCGTCTACATAGATCGGCGCCTCAGATAGATTGGCCACGGCCATCGTGAGTTTCGGCCAATCTTGTTCATCCAGAAAGCCTGTCCGCAGCTTGTGAGCATCGAGATTGGCTTCGGCTGAAAGCATCCGCTGCACCAACTGCTCCTTGGACATTTCCAAACTGAGAATCGCCACGGGCAAACCGTAACGAACCCCGACATTCTGGGCAATGTTCAAAGCGAAGGCCGTCTTCCCCACGCTGGGCCGGGCCGCAACGATGATCAGGTCCGATTTTTGAAACCCAGAGGTCAGGCGGTCCAAGTCGGGAAACCCCGATGGGACGCCGGTGACTTGACCCTTATTGGCATATAGATACTCAATGCGCTCAAAAGCCTGTTCCAGAATATCCCGAATCGGAATGAAGCCGCGGACCACCCGGGACTGGGTGATTTCAAAAATCCGTTGTTCCGCTTCGTCCAGAAGGCCGGCGACATCTTCGGCGGGTTCGTACCCTTTCGCCGCGATTTGGGTCGCCGTACGAATGAGCTGGCGCAACACCGATTTGTCGTGCACCAGGTCGATGTAATGTTCAACATTTCCCGTCGCTGGTACAATATGGGCCAATTCGGCGAGGTAAGAAGCTCCCCCGCATTCATCCAGTTGGCCCGCATCCTGAAGGCGGGCAGTAACTGTAACGAGATCCACAGGGTCCCCGTGAGAGGACACCTCCGCCATCGCCCGAAAAATCTTTTGATGGGCCGAGCGGTAAAAATCCTCAGGTGTCAAGCGCTCCAGAGCCAAGTGAAAGGCGGCCCCGTCCAACAGAGCCGCACCGAGGACCGCTTGTTCCGCTTCAACGCTTTGGGGAGGAACCCGGTCTTGCATGCTGTCGCTCACCGTTCATCCCTCGCCGTTACACGGGAAGCACGCGAACCCGAATATCCGCAGTCACTTCAGGATGAAGCCGAACCCGCACCGTCACTGTGCCCGGGTGGCGAATCGGCTCCTCCAGTTCAATTTTGCGCTTATCCACCTTGAGGCCTTGCGCCGCCAGAGCTTCGGCGATTTGCTTCCCGGTGACGGCACCGAAAAGTCGACCGTTTTCGCCAGACTTGGCCGTAATCTCCACGACGAGGCCGCTTAGTTTGTCCGCGGTTTCTTTAGCTTGGCGCAGACGTTCGGCCTCCTGCGCCTTTCTATGCTCCACCCGGGTCTGTAAAGCGCGGAGATTCGCTTCCGTCGCCTCCACTGCCAGTTTTCGCGGAAGGAGATAGTTGCGGGCATACCCTTCGGACACGTCTTTGACATCCCCAGCGTTGCCCTGGCCTTTGACGTCTTGCAGAAAAATAACCTTCACCACTGACCCCCCATTCGCCGCTTCCGGAAAATTAACGGCCTCTCAAGTGATTTTCAACCGCCCCGAGGTCTCCGAACCAGGTTTCAGCCTCGTGACCGATTTCCTTTGTTTTTGTTAACTTTTCCAGTGCTTTACGATCAATCTCCCCAGGGGAGAGGCCAACCCGACGCGCCAGGATATAAACACTGATCAATATGCCCGACAAAGCGTCGGCGATCAGCCCCTCAGCCCCAGTATGACATGCCCGAAACAGAGCTGACACCTGGTCGAGTAACTCAATCTTTATCCATTCCATCAACTTCACTTGTCGACCGATGTCCACGTCCCGGCGAAAGGTCGCCACGGGTGCCCCTCCCCTCTCAAGCCTCAGATAAAAGGATTCAACATCGCCCCCTGAATTCCTCCTGCATCCGCGAAGGCCGACCTGACACGAGCGCCGCCCCGGCATATCTTGAGTTTCCGCGTACATGCTAGGGGTGTACACGGAGATCCCTGAAAGGAGCGGGAAATGTGTTCCATGACTTTCTGACACCTTCGCGATATCCAGCAGACTCGATGGGACGTGCGGTCGCCGAGGCACCATCCCCCCGCCCCACTCCTCAACAGGCCGACCCCTCCTTGACCGTAGCCGAAGTGTTGCTGCAAGAACTATCTTTGTGGGGGGTCGAGCGGATTTATGGTGTGGCCGGAGACGCTGTCCTCGGGTTTTTGGACGCGGTTTCAAAACAGGCGCAGGTTCGCGTCATCCCTGTCAAGCATGAATTCCACGCAGGGATCATGGCCTCGGCCGAGGCCAAACTCACCGGTAAGGTTGGTGTGTGCTTCGCCACCATGGGACCCGGGTTCATGAATCTCCTGAACGGGTTGGCGGACGCGCATTTGGACCGTACGCCGGTTGTGGCCATCACCGGCCAGGCTCCGGTCAAGCAAATCGGCGGCGACGAGAATCAAGTCATTGACCAACAGGTCGCCATTCAGCCAATCGCCCGGTATAGTTCACTGATCGTCCATCCCGATGCCGCCGTCGATAGAATGTACAAAGCCCTTCACCTCGCCAGAACCCATGGCGTCGTCACCCATTTGTCGGTCCCCTCCGACCTTTTTGAGCAGTCACAGGCCCAACCCCTGCGTCCCCCGGTTCCGTGGATTCACGGTCAGGTGGCCTTTTCTCGGGATTTGCTTGAGCCGGTGCTCGGGGTTATGCGGAGTTGCCGCCGTCCGATGATCGTCGCCGGCGAGGGCGCATGGTCCGCTCGCCCAGATCTTCCCCGGCTCACACAGCGATGGGGCGGCGGCTTGGTGACCACTCTAGGGGGCAAAGGTGTCGTGGATGAAGGATTTCCCTTTCACGTCGGCGGCCTCGGGGAAGGAGGAAGCCCGGAGGTGCCTTGGCTTCTTCAGGAGTCTGATCTCATTCTTCTGATCGGGAGCACCTATTGGCCGGAAGGATTCGTCCCTCGCCAGCCCAGGGCCATCCAAGTGGACACGGCCCCCGAGAATCTGGGACAGCGGGTGCAGGTCGAGTACGGAATTGTCGGGGATGCCGGATCGGTGGTGGCTTTATTGGCCGACGCCCTGTCTGACCATCGGCCGGATCAGGAGTGGATCGACCGCGTCCAGGCGGCTCACCGGCAGTGGAAGGAAACGGTGGAACGGGAAAGCGAGTTTGATGGAAACCCCTTGCCACCCCAACGAGTAATGGGGGCACTGTCTACACATATCCCTCCCGATGCGATCATCACTGTGGACACCGGTGATCACACCGTCTGGTTCAACCGAAATTTTCGTTCCCGGGGCCAGACTTTGTTGTATTCCGGGGATTGGAGAACGATGGGCTTTGGCCTACCCGCAGCTTTGGCAGCCAAATTAAGCCAACCTCACCGGCCCGTCGTTGCTGTGGTGGGAGACGGTGGGCTGGCCATGGGGTTGGGGGAGTTGACGACCGCGGTCCAGGAAGGAACCCCCATCACTGTGGTTCTGATGAACAACGGTTCTCTTCAGATGGAAAAAAGCAAGATGATCATGCGCGGATATGGCCAGGCGGGCGTCGACCTGACCAATCCCGATTTCGTCAAAGTCGCCGAAGCCTCGGGATGGCGAGCTGAACGCGTCCGGGATGCCACTCAGTTAGAAAGGGCCCTGGTCGACTCCCTCGCTGATCCAAAGCCCACTCTTCTCGATATACCGGTTCAAGGTGTCGTCCCGCCCCTAACCGGGCAGAAACCCCTTGGCTCATCGTAGAGCCTTGCTCGTACGCATTCCCTGCGAGAAGGGGCGCCCGGATCAGCCCGCACGCCCCTTCTTGTCTGTATGGATCCTGATGCGTTATTCCACCGTGTAAGGCAAAAGCGCAACCTGCCGGGCCCGCTTTACAGCCACAGTCACCTGACGTTGGTGACGAGCACAATTGCCCGAGATCCTCCGAGGGAGAATCTTGCCGCGCTCAGTCATGTATTTCCGCAGCCGGTCGGCATCCTTGTAATCCACCCGATCGATCTTGTCCACACAAAAATTACATACGCGTCGCCGCTTACCTCCTCGGCCCTTGCGCGCCATCGCAAAACCTCCCTTCTCTTAATTCGTCTTAGCCGTTTCCTCCATTTAGAAGGGGAGATCATCTTCAGAAATATCGATCCGCGTGGCGTCTCCCTCGAACGGATCATCCATGCCCGTGCTCCGGGTACGGGCCTCCTCCGGCCACCCGCTGCCTGAGGCCGGTGGGGCACTCGGCCCGCCCTCCCGATCACCCGCACGGTCCAGGAAACGAACATTGTCGGCCACCACTTCCGCCACCCGCACGCGTTGCCCTTCGCGATTCTCGTAGCTGCGAATCTGCAATCGGCCTTCCACCGCAGCCAGTCGTCCTTTGCGTAGGTACTGGGCGCAGAGTTCGCCGAGTTTCTGCCAAACCACAATGTTAATAAAATCTGTCTCCCGCTCTCCCATCTGGTTGAGGCGAGGCCGGTCGACAGCCAACGTAAAATGGGCCACCGGTGTCCCTGATGGCGTGTACCGCAACTCCGGATCCTGGGTTAGGCGGCCAATCAGAATGATGCGGTTGAGCATGGGAGATCCCCCCGTGTCACTCGTCCTCGCGTACGACGATGTACCGGAGCACTGGCTCGGAGATGCGGAGCACTCTCTCCAACTCCTTCGGCACTTCGGTATCCGACGCGAACTTCATGAGCACATAATATCCTTCCCGGTGGCCTTCAATCTCGTAAGCCATGCGGCGTTTGCCCCAGGTATTGACTTCCTGGAGTTCCCCCCCGGCCGCGGTGACCACCTCAGCAAGCCGCTTGACCTGGTCCGCTGTCACTTCTTCCTCCAAGTCAGGGCGAAGGATATACAGTGTCTCGTAGTTACGCATAGTCAGTCACCTCCTTGTGGACAATGGCCCCCGTGGGAGCAAGGAGGATTGGGCGAATCAATCCGCCACAAAAACCCTCTGATCATCTAGTCTACCACGTCAGACACACGGTCGCAACCGCCGGGGTTTTCTTTTTCTAACACAACCTGTGGATCGGATCTTTCAGACATTGAAGCGAAAATGCATCACATCTCCGTCCTGAACCACGTAATCTTTCCCCTCCAGCCGAAGGAGACCCTGTTCCCGGGCCGCCACTGTGGACCCGGCTCGGACGAGGTCCTCGTAGGAAACGACCTCTGCTCGAATAAACCCGCGTTCAAAGTCGGAATGGATCACGCCCGCCGCTTGGGGCGCTTTTGTCCCTTTCACGATGGTCCAGGCTTTCACTTCTTTTTCTCCAGCGGTAAAATACGTGATCAACCCCAACAGCTTATACGCCGCCCGAGTGATGCGGTCAAGGCCGGACTCTTGTAATCCCGCCTCGGCGAGGAAAAGATCCCGGTCTTCACCTTCAAGTTCCGCGATCTCTGCTTCTAGCCGAGCACTGACGGGAATCACCTCCGCCCCTTCCACCCGGGCGCGCCGGCGCACTTCCTGGACCATCGGATGCTCCCAGGCCGTGGCCACATCCTGTTCATGCACATTGGCGACATAAAGGACGGGTTTGGCCGTTAGAAGATGAAGATCGCTCAAAAACTTGCTTTCTTCCTCAGACCAGGCTTGTCCCCGGACGCCTTTTCCCTCTTCCAGGAGGCGCTGAATTCTTTCAAGTAGCGCCAACTCCCAATCATACCGTTTATCGCCGCTTTTCCTCAATCGCCGAGTTTTCTCGATCCGGCGTTCAACCGTCTCCAGGTCGGCCAAATTGAGTTCAACATTGATCGTCTCGATATCGTCAACGGGGGAAACGCGGCCGGCGACATGGGTGATGTCCGGGTCTTCAAAACACCGGACGACATGGACAATGGCGTCAACCTCTCGGATATGAGAGAGAAACTGGTTTCCAAGGCCTTCCCCATGGCTGGCCCCTTTCACGAGCCCCGCAATATCGACAAATTCAAAAACCGCAGGCACAACTCTGCCCGGATGGAACAACTCCGCCAGGCGCACCAGGCGTCCATCGGGAACCTGGACCACCCCGACGTTGGGATCGATCGTACAGAATGGATAGTTCGCCGTTTCTGCGCCAGCGCGGGTGATGGCGTTGAACAACGTTGATTTGCCTACGTTCGGTAAACCCACAATTCCTGCTTGTAATGGCATCTTTACGCTTCCGGCCGCTCTCCGGCCGGCCCCCTTTCTCAGACCCATGGTAATGAGCGTATCCGTCCAGCTTGGCCGGGGCGTTCTGATCAATAAGCCCCAAGGGCCGACTCCGCTCGGATCAGTCAGTCTCCGGTTTTCGCACTCAAACCCGGTCCACCCGGGCTGTCGAGTTGTTCCGTGCGAATCACGCGTTTCAGGTTTCGCTCAAACTTCGCTCGGGGCAACAAAACGCTTCTCCCGCAGTGTACACATTTGATCCGGATGTCCATCCCCATGCGGATAATGGTCCAGGCGTTTGTTCCACAGGGGTGGGTCCGTCTCATTTCAACGACATCGCCGAGCTGATACTTCTTTTCCATGGTCCCTGCACCCCTCCGGCACCTCGGCATCCGCTTCGTATTCAGTCTACTGTTTCTAGGCTTCCCTGTCCATGGGAAGTGGACCCCATAGTTACCCGCCAAAAGGTGAGGGCGAGCCCAATAGGGTGAACCATACGCTATTTTTCACCCACGGAAGGAGGGCTGCAAACTCCGGGTTGCGAGTGAGACGAAAGGCTATCCGCCATAGGCCGTAGTAGATCCCCGTATAGCCCGCAAGAGAAAGGAGAGCGCCAATCAGATTAGGATGGATGGCACCCGATCGCGGACGCTCAATGGCCCCAAGTGCGACGTGAATGGCGGAAACAATCAGAAGCGCGGCAAGGAAGATGGTCAGCCCACCGGCGATGAAGGTTGCGCTTTCACGCAGAGACGGGAGGGGGTTTGCGGCAGTTCCGGAGCCTGCCGGCCAGGCGGTGCCCGGAATCGCAGTGAGATTTGCCGCCCATGCTCCGATGGCCTCGACGGTGCGCCGATCGAGGTGAAGCCACGTCCAACCTCCGGTGACGAGCAAAGCGGCCGTAGAGGCCATCTCCAGAAGGATGCGCTTGGTACTAACCCCCAGCCCACGCATTGTCACCCATGCCATAGCAATCCACAGAGGCGCGTCCATCCAAGTCCCCCCGACATTCCCTGTCGTCCTATGTATATTCCCCGCGCCGCGAACCGTATACTGAGATGAATCTATATTCCGGAGGTTCTCTTATGAGGTTCCTTCGCCAGGATGAACATCTGCCGCGTTATCCTATCCGCGTGGCCTACAATGATCCAAACGCCGCTGGAGTTCTGGCCCAAGGAGTGTGGGAGACGGTTCGCCTAAAGGCCCGGGACCGCAATGTGGCCATTATTTGCGTGGGCACCGACCGCTCCACCGGCGACGCATTGGGGCCTCTGGTGGGAAGCCGGCTTGCCGAGGCGCTGCAATCCACCGAGATCCAAATCTTCGGTACGTTGGACGAGCCCGTTCACGCCGTAAACTTGACCGAAACCCTCACAAGACTGGACCGCATGTCACCGGCTCCCTTTGTCATCGCGGTAGACGCCTGCCTGGGGCAGGTCAACAGCATTGGTCAGATCTCTCTTC
This region includes:
- a CDS encoding adenylosuccinate synthase, with the translated sequence MATVVVVGTQWGDEGKGKITDYLAQRAEVVARYQGGNNAGHTIYLDGQEYRLHLIPSGILYPDKLCVIGNGMVVDPAALVEEIRYLEQRGMSVSNLRISDRAHVVLPYHRRLDELEEQRRGNGKIGTTRKGIGPCYMDKAARVGIRMCDLLEPEVFAEKLADNLAQKNRLFEKVYEVEGFDLKEILEEYAAYAEVLRPYIADTSVVLNRAIDEGRDILFEGAQASMLDIDHGTYPYVTASNPVSGGVCIGAGVGPTKIDRAIGVVKAYSTRVGDGPFPTEMLDDVGREIRDRAGEYGTTTGRPRRIGWLDAVVVRHAHRVSGLDGLAVTRLDILSGLDELKICTGYRYRGQVLDEFPASLRVLSECEPIYETLPGWRENLDGVRNYDELPEAAKGYVERISELVDTPLSLISTGPNREQTIALGDIFVSRR
- a CDS encoding cell division protein FtsA, with protein sequence MVSEKSEPLFALDIGTRTVVGLTAIPGTKGLTIKAVEILEHQTRSMLDGQIHDIPRVAELIRRLKARLEKKVGPLRDVAVAAAGRALKTCRGKAVRAVNGSRLEADAVRGLELEALEQARRELAGDEESAGRYHCVGYSVVEYKLDGTTIGNLLGQRGQEASTEVIGTFLPKVVVESLAAALEAADLQMRALTLEPIAAIHALIPASMRKLNLALVDVGAGTSDIALTAEGTVVAYGMVPSAGDEITEALAETWLLDFDTAETAKRNWRDAEIRFTDVLGHSRKVPGPEFVQSMAPAVDGLSELIAREILSLNGRPPAAVLLIGGGSLTPGLPESLARKLGLPQDRVAVRSVDHVAGFARIPPRLKGPDGVTPLGIALAALEHPVQTATVRVGSTEVHLFDFRDLTVGDALIQAGIHIRSLFGRPGAALTVTIGGERRVVPGSPGSGPEIRLNGSPATLDSPVTSGDHIEVRPGQNGKDARCRIEDLIPPLQSLSVYVNGVSQPVPPRVFMNGHRVKPDTQVVDRAMIEAYIPEQLRDVLEDVGRPEAFSQREIHFTWNGRSVQYVHPNWIVTLNGVAAEPGTVVAAGDRIEIVEAPPPVLADWLVTNPERSPGRPALTVTVNGQLVRLDGEDYRAFRCNGRPADPGTPLQDGDDWVEVWDEQVGEWIISDLFRVIDPEGLRPADARSFHVEVNGAEATFTTPLHTGDNVRLYWR
- the dnaB gene encoding replicative DNA helicase — protein: MQDRVPPQSVEAEQAVLGAALLDGAAFHLALERLTPEDFYRSAHQKIFRAMAEVSSHGDPVDLVTVTARLQDAGQLDECGGASYLAELAHIVPATGNVEHYIDLVHDKSVLRQLIRTATQIAAKGYEPAEDVAGLLDEAEQRIFEITQSRVVRGFIPIRDILEQAFERIEYLYANKGQVTGVPSGFPDLDRLTSGFQKSDLIIVAARPSVGKTAFALNIAQNVGVRYGLPVAILSLEMSKEQLVQRMLSAEANLDAHKLRTGFLDEQDWPKLTMAVANLSEAPIYVDDTPGITIAEMRSKCRRLKAERGLGLIVVDYLQLMQGRGRADNRQQEISEISRGLKALARELEVPVIALSQLSRSVEQRQDKRPLLSDIRESGSIEQDADLVAFLYREDYYDPDTDRKNVIEVIIAKQRNGPTGKVEMVFLKNFNKFVNLERVSAGEGTP
- the rplI gene encoding 50S ribosomal protein L9, with translation MKVIFLQDVKGQGNAGDVKDVSEGYARNYLLPRKLAVEATEANLRALQTRVEHRKAQEAERLRQAKETADKLSGLVVEITAKSGENGRLFGAVTGKQIAEALAAQGLKVDKRKIELEEPIRHPGTVTVRVRLHPEVTADIRVRVLPV
- a CDS encoding MazG-like family protein, whose product is MATFRRDVDIGRQVKLMEWIKIELLDQVSALFRACHTGAEGLIADALSGILISVYILARRVGLSPGEIDRKALEKLTKTKEIGHEAETWFGDLGAVENHLRGR
- a CDS encoding thiamine pyrophosphate-binding protein; this translates as MTVAEVLLQELSLWGVERIYGVAGDAVLGFLDAVSKQAQVRVIPVKHEFHAGIMASAEAKLTGKVGVCFATMGPGFMNLLNGLADAHLDRTPVVAITGQAPVKQIGGDENQVIDQQVAIQPIARYSSLIVHPDAAVDRMYKALHLARTHGVVTHLSVPSDLFEQSQAQPLRPPVPWIHGQVAFSRDLLEPVLGVMRSCRRPMIVAGEGAWSARPDLPRLTQRWGGGLVTTLGGKGVVDEGFPFHVGGLGEGGSPEVPWLLQESDLILLIGSTYWPEGFVPRQPRAIQVDTAPENLGQRVQVEYGIVGDAGSVVALLADALSDHRPDQEWIDRVQAAHRQWKETVERESEFDGNPLPPQRVMGALSTHIPPDAIITVDTGDHTVWFNRNFRSRGQTLLYSGDWRTMGFGLPAALAAKLSQPHRPVVAVVGDGGLAMGLGELTTAVQEGTPITVVLMNNGSLQMEKSKMIMRGYGQAGVDLTNPDFVKVAEASGWRAERVRDATQLERALVDSLADPKPTLLDIPVQGVVPPLTGQKPLGSS
- the rpsR gene encoding 30S ribosomal protein S18; this encodes MARKGRGGKRRRVCNFCVDKIDRVDYKDADRLRKYMTERGKILPRRISGNCARHQRQVTVAVKRARQVALLPYTVE
- the ssb gene encoding single-stranded DNA-binding protein, producing MLNRIILIGRLTQDPELRYTPSGTPVAHFTLAVDRPRLNQMGERETDFINIVVWQKLGELCAQYLRKGRLAAVEGRLQIRSYENREGQRVRVAEVVADNVRFLDRAGDREGGPSAPPASGSGWPEEARTRSTGMDDPFEGDATRIDISEDDLPF
- the rpsF gene encoding 30S ribosomal protein S6, whose amino-acid sequence is MRNYETLYILRPDLEEEVTADQVKRLAEVVTAAGGELQEVNTWGKRRMAYEIEGHREGYYVLMKFASDTEVPKELERVLRISEPVLRYIVVREDE
- the ychF gene encoding redox-regulated ATPase YchF — protein: MPLQAGIVGLPNVGKSTLFNAITRAGAETANYPFCTIDPNVGVVQVPDGRLVRLAELFHPGRVVPAVFEFVDIAGLVKGASHGEGLGNQFLSHIREVDAIVHVVRCFEDPDITHVAGRVSPVDDIETINVELNLADLETVERRIEKTRRLRKSGDKRYDWELALLERIQRLLEEGKGVRGQAWSEEESKFLSDLHLLTAKPVLYVANVHEQDVATAWEHPMVQEVRRRARVEGAEVIPVSARLEAEIAELEGEDRDLFLAEAGLQESGLDRITRAAYKLLGLITYFTAGEKEVKAWTIVKGTKAPQAAGVIHSDFERGFIRAEVVSYEDLVRAGSTVAAREQGLLRLEGKDYVVQDGDVMHFRFNV